In Sphingomonas sp. PAMC26645, one DNA window encodes the following:
- a CDS encoding MgtC/SapB family protein — MRFVETFHLWPFLDTVVSYIAAFVFGTLIGAERQYRQRTAGLRTNTLVALGSAAFVDLGQRLGGDVESIRIIAYVVSGIGFLGAGVIMKEGMNVRGLNTAATLWCSAAVGSCAGSDMIAEAGLLTFVVLLANTALRPLVDGINRIPTEGRTIEATYSVMVTVAAGDAGPIGDLVVEHLEAAQLQVAELDVTERGEDRVEIAATLVATNVPAEELDAITDHLAKVHGIEHATWQARTHD; from the coding sequence GTGCGGTTCGTCGAGACGTTTCACCTGTGGCCGTTCCTCGACACGGTGGTGAGCTATATCGCCGCGTTCGTGTTCGGGACGCTGATCGGGGCGGAGCGGCAATATCGCCAGCGGACCGCGGGGTTGCGCACCAACACGCTGGTCGCACTGGGGTCGGCGGCGTTCGTCGATCTCGGGCAGCGGCTGGGCGGGGACGTCGAGTCGATCCGGATCATCGCCTATGTCGTGTCGGGGATCGGCTTCCTCGGCGCGGGCGTGATCATGAAGGAGGGGATGAACGTCCGCGGGCTGAACACCGCGGCGACCTTGTGGTGCTCGGCGGCGGTGGGGTCGTGCGCGGGCAGCGACATGATTGCGGAGGCTGGGTTGCTGACGTTCGTCGTCCTGCTCGCGAACACCGCGCTGCGGCCGCTGGTCGACGGGATCAACCGGATCCCGACCGAGGGGCGGACGATCGAAGCCACCTATAGCGTGATGGTGACGGTTGCGGCGGGCGATGCGGGGCCGATCGGCGATCTGGTGGTCGAGCATCTGGAGGCTGCGCAGTTGCAGGTGGCGGAGCTGGATGTAACCGAGCGGGGGGAGGACCGGGTGGAGATCGCGGCGACTCTGGTGGCGACGAACGTGCCGGCGGAAGAGCTGGATGCGATCACGGATCACCTCGCGAAGGTGCACGGGATCGAGCATGCGACCTGGCAGGCGCGGACGCACGACTGA
- a CDS encoding aspartate-semialdehyde dehydrogenase → MGYRVVVAGATGNVGREILNILAEREFPADEIACVASSRSQGLMVDYGDTGKQIKCTNIEHFDWNGWDMALFAIGSEGSAIYAPIAAAAGCVVIDNSSLYRMDPDVPLIVPEVNPEAIDGYKVRNIIANPNCSTAQMVVALKPLHDAAKILRVVVSTYQSVSGAGKAGMDELFEQSRNIFVGDPAEPKLFTKQIAFNVIPHIDSFLDDGSTKEEWKMVVETKKILDRKIKVTATCVRVPVFVGHSEAINIEFENEISAEEAQNILREAPGIMLVDKREDGGYITPIECVGDFATYISRVREDPTLENGLNLWCVSDNLRKGAALNAVQIAELLGRRHLQKA, encoded by the coding sequence ATGGGTTATCGGGTGGTGGTCGCGGGTGCGACCGGCAATGTCGGGCGTGAGATCCTCAACATCCTGGCGGAACGCGAGTTTCCGGCGGATGAGATCGCCTGCGTCGCGTCGTCGCGCAGCCAGGGGTTGATGGTCGACTATGGCGACACCGGCAAGCAGATTAAATGCACGAACATCGAGCATTTCGACTGGAACGGCTGGGACATGGCGCTGTTCGCGATCGGCTCCGAGGGCTCGGCAATCTATGCGCCGATCGCTGCCGCCGCCGGCTGCGTGGTGATCGACAATTCGTCGCTCTACCGCATGGACCCCGACGTGCCGCTGATCGTGCCCGAGGTGAACCCCGAGGCGATCGACGGCTACAAGGTCCGCAACATCATCGCCAACCCGAACTGCTCGACCGCGCAGATGGTCGTCGCGCTGAAGCCGCTGCACGATGCGGCGAAGATCCTGCGCGTCGTCGTCTCGACCTATCAGTCGGTATCCGGCGCGGGCAAGGCGGGCATGGACGAGCTGTTCGAGCAGAGCCGCAACATCTTCGTCGGCGATCCGGCCGAGCCCAAGCTGTTCACCAAGCAGATCGCCTTCAACGTGATCCCGCACATCGACAGCTTCCTCGACGACGGCTCGACCAAGGAAGAGTGGAAGATGGTCGTCGAGACCAAGAAGATCCTCGACAGGAAGATCAAGGTCACCGCGACCTGCGTCCGCGTGCCGGTGTTCGTCGGCCATTCCGAAGCGATCAACATCGAGTTCGAGAATGAAATTTCGGCCGAGGAAGCGCAGAACATCCTTCGCGAGGCGCCCGGCATCATGCTGGTCGATAAGCGCGAGGACGGCGGCTACATCACGCCGATCGAGTGCGTCGGCGACTTCGCGACGTACATCAGCCGCGTGCGCGAGGATCCGACCCTCGAGAACGGCCTGAACCTGTGGTGCGTCAGCGACAATCTCCGCAAGGGGGCGGCACTGAATGCGGTGCAGATCGCCGAGTTGCTCGGGCGTCGGCATCTGCAGAAGGCGTAG
- a CDS encoding YadA-like family protein — protein MTPTGAKTFASHPAKSPTFTRTLRRLRDGASLIGLATTSLLATQAASAQAATPNIVSVCSGVSLPRSVVTDILTPVVNGIVTPIQNTVDPITGGINTLLPFLGVPALTINASALLTNAAAGNNITLQVLNANGQLVGPADRCDTQADSFTLRTPAGIAIGGNRITGLGATGAEASAGEGNSIAFGNRALTSATALGSIALGTGSTVGANATGAIALGTGAIATGANGVALGAGSVAARGPLAGYTAIGLAVPQNSAGEVSVGAAGGERQITNVAAGTAATDAVNVAQLTGVQAQIGTLASGAVQYDGATRTSVTLGGAGTGAPAVALRNVAAGTLGAASTEAVNGSQLFATNTNVTNLTTNISNGAIGAVQYANAATPTVPNGGTPTNDVALVGATPGAVGLHNVANGNVAAGSTDAVNGGQLATVTGQVGTLAGLAVQYDDATRVRATLGGVGTGAAPVALGNVAAGTLGATSTDAVNGSQLFATNTNVTNTNTALTNLTTNITNGGIGALQYSNAATPTVPNGGVPTNDVALVGATAGPVALHNVADGTVATGSTDAVNGGQLATVTGQVGNLAALSVQYDDATRARVTLGGLGTGAAPVAIGNVAAGTLGATSTDAVNGSQLFATNTNVTNLTTNITNGAIGALQYSSAGAPTTPNGGVPSNDATLVGGAAGAVALHNVADGAVAVGSTDAVNGGQLALVSGQVGTLNGLAVQYDDLSRSRVTFGGAGAAPVVLGNVAAGTLGAASLEAVNGSQLFTTNANVTNTNTALTNLTTNITNGGIGAVQYSNAATPTTPNGGVPSNDVALVGAAAGPVGLHNVANGNVAVGSTDAVNGGQLASVSGQVSGLSALAVQYDDVGRSRITLGGVGTGAAPVVIGNVAAGALGATSTEAVNGSQLFATNTNVTNLTTSIANGAIGALQYSSAGAPTTPNGGVPSNDVTLVGGAAGAVALHNVGNGVVAAGSTDAVNGGQLATVSGQVGNLAALSVQYDDPTRTRVTFGGAGAAPVVLGNVAAGTLAAGSTDAVNGGQLVGLGTSVAAGLGGLSSYDAATNRVLASIGFGGVQYGNVQSVFDAVDGAINGGAGIRYFRVLSTRGDSVVTGTDSIAIGPEATTTADNSVAIGTGSSALRGGTLGYAALGLAGLQNSVGEVSVGSAGGARQITNVAAGTAATDAANVGQVAGVAAQVAALGTTTVQYDNGTKNSITLGGAGGTVITNVAAGNVAAGSTDAVNGAQLAATNTQVANNTTAITNLGNQISNGATGPVQYSNPGSATTPNGGTKTNDLTLVGAAAGPVGLHNVAGGSITAGSTDAVNGGQVYALALTAVNAVSYNTDANGARTNTVTLAGGNAAAPVTIANVAAGTVAAGSAEAVNGGQLYTTNQAVATAQGTANSALALGSNSVQYGPSRTNVTFNAGGQATVLSNVAAGVSTTDAVNVGQLNSGINSAVTQANAYTDGRIAALDFDLRNLRRDSFAGTSNALAAAGLPQAYEAGKGMIAMGGGTYAGQSAVAVGMSKAFSDGHTVVKLSGTYDSQGRAGASGGIGYQF, from the coding sequence GTGACGCCGACTGGCGCCAAGACGTTCGCTTCGCATCCTGCAAAGTCGCCCACCTTTACCCGCACCCTGCGCCGCCTGCGCGATGGCGCTTCGTTGATCGGGCTGGCGACCACGTCGCTGCTCGCGACCCAGGCCGCTTCGGCGCAGGCAGCCACGCCGAACATCGTCAGCGTATGCTCGGGCGTCAGCCTGCCACGCTCGGTCGTCACCGATATCCTGACGCCGGTGGTCAACGGGATCGTCACGCCGATCCAGAACACGGTCGATCCGATTACCGGGGGCATCAACACGTTGCTGCCGTTTCTTGGCGTGCCGGCGCTCACCATCAACGCATCCGCGCTTCTGACGAATGCGGCGGCGGGCAACAACATTACTTTGCAGGTGCTCAACGCCAACGGACAGCTTGTCGGACCGGCGGACCGCTGCGATACGCAGGCGGACAGTTTCACGTTGCGGACGCCGGCCGGCATCGCGATCGGCGGCAATCGGATCACCGGGCTCGGCGCGACCGGCGCCGAAGCGTCTGCAGGAGAGGGAAATTCGATCGCATTCGGTAACAGAGCGCTGACCAGCGCGACCGCGCTCGGCTCGATCGCGCTCGGCACCGGATCGACGGTCGGCGCCAATGCAACCGGCGCGATCGCTCTGGGTACGGGAGCGATCGCGACCGGCGCGAACGGCGTCGCGCTCGGTGCAGGGAGCGTTGCCGCACGCGGACCGCTGGCAGGCTATACCGCGATCGGGCTCGCTGTTCCCCAGAACTCGGCCGGCGAAGTCTCGGTCGGCGCGGCGGGTGGCGAACGCCAGATCACCAACGTCGCGGCGGGCACCGCGGCAACCGATGCGGTCAACGTCGCCCAGCTCACCGGCGTTCAGGCGCAGATCGGCACGCTCGCAAGCGGTGCGGTCCAATATGATGGTGCGACCCGCACCAGCGTGACGCTGGGGGGAGCCGGTACCGGCGCGCCGGCGGTGGCGCTCCGCAACGTCGCCGCAGGCACGCTCGGCGCTGCCTCGACCGAGGCGGTCAACGGCAGCCAGTTGTTCGCGACCAACACCAACGTCACGAACCTGACGACCAACATCAGCAACGGCGCGATCGGTGCCGTGCAATACGCCAACGCCGCGACGCCGACGGTGCCGAACGGTGGCACGCCCACCAACGACGTCGCGCTGGTCGGCGCGACGCCGGGCGCGGTCGGGCTGCACAACGTGGCAAACGGCAACGTCGCCGCGGGCTCGACCGACGCGGTCAATGGTGGACAGCTTGCCACGGTCACCGGGCAGGTCGGCACGCTGGCCGGGCTCGCCGTCCAGTATGACGACGCGACGCGCGTGCGGGCGACGCTTGGCGGCGTGGGCACGGGTGCAGCGCCCGTCGCGCTCGGCAACGTCGCGGCCGGCACGCTGGGTGCGACCTCGACCGATGCGGTCAACGGCAGCCAGCTGTTCGCGACGAACACCAACGTCACCAACACCAATACCGCGCTGACGAACCTGACGACCAACATCACCAATGGCGGCATCGGCGCGCTGCAATATTCGAACGCGGCGACGCCGACCGTGCCGAACGGTGGCGTCCCGACCAACGACGTCGCGCTGGTCGGTGCAACGGCAGGACCGGTCGCTCTTCACAACGTAGCCGATGGCACTGTCGCGACCGGGTCGACCGACGCGGTGAATGGCGGGCAGCTTGCCACCGTGACCGGCCAGGTCGGCAACCTCGCCGCGCTGTCGGTCCAGTATGACGACGCGACGCGCGCTCGCGTCACGCTCGGGGGTCTCGGCACGGGGGCCGCTCCGGTGGCGATCGGCAATGTCGCGGCGGGTACGCTCGGCGCGACCTCGACCGACGCGGTCAACGGCAGCCAGCTGTTCGCGACCAACACCAACGTCACCAACCTGACGACCAACATCACGAATGGCGCGATCGGTGCGCTGCAATACTCAAGCGCGGGTGCGCCGACCACGCCGAACGGGGGCGTGCCGTCGAACGACGCGACGCTCGTGGGCGGTGCCGCCGGCGCGGTCGCTCTGCACAATGTCGCCGATGGCGCCGTCGCGGTGGGTTCGACCGACGCGGTCAATGGCGGTCAGCTTGCCCTGGTCTCGGGGCAGGTCGGCACGCTGAACGGTTTGGCGGTGCAGTATGACGATCTCAGCCGGTCGCGCGTGACCTTCGGCGGCGCGGGTGCTGCACCGGTGGTGCTCGGCAACGTCGCGGCGGGGACGCTCGGCGCCGCCTCGCTCGAGGCGGTCAACGGCAGCCAGCTGTTCACGACCAACGCCAACGTCACCAACACCAACACCGCGCTGACCAACCTCACGACCAACATCACCAATGGCGGGATCGGCGCGGTGCAATATTCCAACGCCGCGACGCCGACCACGCCCAATGGCGGCGTGCCGAGCAACGACGTCGCGCTGGTCGGTGCGGCGGCTGGCCCGGTCGGATTGCACAATGTCGCGAATGGCAATGTCGCGGTGGGATCGACCGATGCGGTCAACGGTGGTCAGCTTGCGAGTGTCTCCGGGCAAGTCAGCGGCCTGTCCGCACTCGCGGTGCAGTATGACGATGTCGGCCGCTCGCGGATCACGCTTGGCGGCGTCGGTACGGGTGCAGCCCCCGTCGTGATCGGCAATGTCGCGGCAGGCGCGCTCGGTGCGACCTCGACCGAGGCGGTCAACGGCAGCCAGCTGTTTGCGACCAACACCAACGTCACCAACCTGACGACGAGCATCGCGAATGGCGCGATCGGTGCGCTCCAATATTCGAGCGCAGGCGCACCGACCACGCCCAACGGCGGCGTGCCGTCGAACGACGTGACGCTGGTCGGGGGTGCCGCTGGTGCCGTCGCCTTGCACAATGTCGGCAACGGCGTGGTCGCGGCGGGCTCGACCGATGCGGTCAACGGCGGCCAGCTGGCAACCGTCTCCGGCCAGGTCGGCAATCTCGCCGCGCTGTCGGTGCAGTATGACGATCCGACCCGGACGCGCGTGACGTTCGGTGGAGCAGGCGCGGCGCCGGTCGTGCTCGGCAACGTCGCGGCGGGAACGCTCGCGGCAGGGTCGACCGACGCGGTCAACGGCGGGCAGCTCGTCGGGCTCGGCACCTCCGTCGCGGCGGGGCTGGGCGGCCTGTCGAGCTATGACGCTGCCACCAACCGCGTGCTTGCTTCGATCGGGTTCGGCGGGGTGCAATATGGCAATGTCCAGTCGGTCTTCGATGCGGTCGATGGCGCGATCAACGGCGGTGCGGGCATCCGGTATTTCCGGGTTCTCTCGACCCGCGGCGACAGCGTCGTGACGGGTACCGACAGCATCGCGATCGGGCCGGAAGCGACCACGACCGCGGACAACAGCGTTGCCATCGGCACCGGCTCCTCAGCGCTTCGTGGCGGTACTCTTGGCTATGCCGCGCTCGGGCTCGCCGGCTTGCAGAACTCGGTCGGTGAAGTGTCGGTCGGCTCGGCTGGTGGCGCTCGGCAGATCACCAACGTCGCGGCCGGCACCGCGGCAACCGATGCCGCCAATGTCGGCCAGGTCGCAGGGGTCGCGGCGCAAGTTGCGGCTCTGGGCACCACCACCGTCCAGTACGACAACGGCACGAAGAACTCGATCACGCTCGGCGGTGCCGGCGGTACGGTCATCACCAACGTCGCCGCCGGCAACGTCGCCGCCGGGTCTACCGACGCGGTCAACGGCGCGCAGCTTGCGGCGACCAACACGCAGGTGGCGAACAACACGACCGCGATCACCAACCTGGGCAACCAGATCAGCAACGGTGCGACCGGGCCGGTGCAATACTCCAACCCCGGCAGCGCAACCACGCCGAACGGTGGCACGAAGACCAACGACCTGACGCTGGTCGGTGCGGCGGCTGGCCCCGTCGGCCTGCACAATGTCGCGGGCGGTTCGATCACGGCGGGTTCGACCGACGCGGTCAATGGCGGACAGGTCTACGCCCTGGCGCTGACGGCGGTGAACGCGGTGTCGTACAACACCGATGCCAACGGTGCGCGGACCAATACCGTGACGCTGGCGGGTGGCAACGCGGCGGCGCCGGTGACGATCGCCAACGTGGCCGCCGGTACGGTCGCGGCGGGGTCCGCCGAAGCAGTGAACGGTGGGCAGCTCTACACCACCAATCAGGCGGTCGCGACGGCACAGGGCACCGCGAACAGTGCGCTCGCGCTGGGCAGCAACTCGGTGCAATATGGTCCTTCGCGTACCAACGTGACGTTCAACGCCGGCGGTCAGGCGACCGTGCTGAGCAATGTCGCGGCGGGCGTGTCGACCACCGACGCGGTCAACGTCGGGCAGCTGAACTCGGGCATCAATTCCGCCGTGACGCAGGCGAACGCCTATACCGACGGACGGATCGCGGCGCTCGACTTCGATCTGCGCAACCTCCGCCGCGACAGCTTTGCCGGGACCTCCAACGCGCTGGCAGCAGCCGGACTCCCGCAGGCGTATGAAGCGGGCAAGGGGATGATCGCGATGGGTGGTGGCACCTATGCCGGCCAGTCGGCGGTCGCGGTCGGGATGTCGAAGGCGTTCAGCGATGGCCACACGGTCGTCAAGCTGAGCGGCACCTACGACTCGCAGGGCCGTGCCGGTGCATCGGGCGGGATCGGGTATCAGTTCTGA
- a CDS encoding alpha/beta fold hydrolase translates to MAWREVGEGRPVVLIHGYFSDAKTNWIRYGHAAKIAAKGFRVIMPDLRAHGESEKPHGLEAYPADALTQDGHALVAHLGLTDYDLGGYSLGARTTSRMLATGATPRRVIFSGMGLEGLTQTSRRAGHFRNILTRLGQHVQGTPEWLAEAFLKTTGGDPIALLGILETFVDTPLESVKAIQQPTLVVCGGEDQDNGSAPDLAAALPNGTYVETPGGHMSAVVKPELGQAIADFLAG, encoded by the coding sequence ATCGCGTGGCGCGAGGTCGGCGAGGGGCGGCCGGTGGTGCTGATCCACGGCTATTTCTCCGACGCGAAGACCAACTGGATCCGCTACGGCCACGCCGCGAAGATCGCCGCCAAGGGTTTCCGGGTGATCATGCCGGACCTGCGCGCGCACGGTGAGAGCGAGAAGCCGCATGGGCTAGAGGCGTATCCGGCGGATGCGCTGACGCAAGATGGCCACGCGCTGGTCGCGCATCTTGGGCTGACGGACTATGACCTTGGCGGCTACTCGCTGGGTGCGCGGACGACCTCGCGGATGCTGGCGACGGGCGCGACGCCGCGGCGCGTGATCTTCTCCGGAATGGGTCTCGAAGGGCTGACGCAGACGTCACGCCGCGCCGGGCATTTCCGCAATATCCTGACCAGGCTGGGGCAGCATGTGCAGGGTACGCCGGAGTGGCTGGCGGAGGCGTTCCTGAAGACGACGGGCGGCGATCCGATCGCGTTGCTCGGTATCCTCGAGACGTTCGTCGATACGCCGCTCGAGTCGGTGAAGGCTATACAGCAGCCGACGTTGGTCGTGTGCGGCGGCGAGGATCAGGACAATGGTTCGGCACCGGATCTGGCTGCGGCGTTGCCGAACGGGACGTATGTCGAGACTCCGGGCGGTCATATGAGCGCAGTGGTGAAGCCCGAACTGGGCCAGGCGATCGCGGACTTCCTGGCAGGCTGA
- a CDS encoding M2 family metallopeptidase, with translation MIRTVSLIALACAIAVPSVAQAQTAAPATTGKPTVAQADAFVAEAEKAMATASLDANRVAWVNATYITDDTDALAAKSGAEMTDLGVKYALGAARYASLPGLSFDTKRKLDLLRGGLTLPAPTRAGASEELSTLTTKMSSSYGKGMGTLDGKPINGSDIEAAMGSVRDPAKLTEMWTSWNDKVGAPMRGDYAKMTSISNEGARELGYKDVGALWRSGYDMTPEQFAALTDKIWKQVEPLYMALHTYTRWKLNEKYGDAVQAKTGPIRSDLLGNMWAQEWGNIYDIVAPKGAGDLGFDTGDLLKAKGYDPLKMVKQGEGFYSSLGFAPLPETFWKRSQITKPADRDVICHASAWDIDAKDDIRIKMCTKVNADDFVTIHHELGHNYYQRAYKAQPFLYANGANDGFHEAIGDTVALSITPDYLVKIGLLDQAKVPSADKDIGLLLRQAMDKVAFLPFGLLIDKWRWGVFSGQIPATGYQAAWDALRLQYQGIKPPVARDETKFDAGAKYHIPAAVPYTRYFLARVLQFQFYKAACDQSGWKGPLHRCSFYDNKAVGTKLNAMLSMGQSKPWPDALQVFTGSREMSGTALVEYFAPLKSWLDVQNKGKPTGW, from the coding sequence ATGATCCGTACCGTCTCTCTGATCGCGCTTGCGTGCGCGATCGCCGTGCCGTCCGTAGCGCAGGCCCAGACTGCAGCACCCGCTACCACCGGCAAGCCGACCGTCGCGCAGGCCGATGCGTTCGTCGCTGAGGCGGAGAAGGCGATGGCGACTGCCTCGCTCGACGCGAACCGCGTGGCGTGGGTCAACGCGACGTACATCACCGACGATACCGATGCGCTGGCGGCGAAGTCGGGCGCGGAGATGACCGATCTCGGGGTGAAGTACGCGCTCGGCGCCGCGCGCTATGCGTCGCTGCCGGGGCTTTCGTTCGATACCAAGCGCAAGCTCGATCTGCTGCGCGGCGGGCTGACGCTGCCGGCGCCGACGCGGGCAGGGGCGTCCGAGGAACTGTCGACGCTGACCACGAAGATGTCGTCGTCCTACGGCAAGGGCATGGGGACGCTCGACGGCAAGCCGATCAACGGGTCGGACATCGAGGCGGCGATGGGCTCGGTGCGCGATCCGGCCAAGCTGACCGAGATGTGGACGAGCTGGAATGACAAGGTCGGCGCGCCGATGCGTGGCGATTATGCGAAGATGACGTCGATCTCGAACGAGGGCGCGCGCGAGCTCGGCTACAAGGATGTCGGTGCGCTGTGGCGCTCTGGCTACGACATGACGCCCGAGCAGTTCGCGGCGCTGACCGACAAGATCTGGAAGCAGGTCGAGCCGCTCTATATGGCGCTCCACACCTACACGCGGTGGAAGCTCAACGAGAAATACGGCGACGCGGTGCAGGCGAAGACCGGACCGATCCGCAGCGACCTGCTCGGCAACATGTGGGCGCAGGAATGGGGCAATATCTACGACATCGTCGCACCCAAGGGCGCCGGGGATCTGGGGTTCGACACCGGCGACCTGCTCAAGGCCAAGGGCTATGATCCGCTGAAGATGGTGAAGCAGGGCGAGGGCTTCTATTCGTCGCTCGGCTTCGCGCCGTTGCCGGAGACGTTCTGGAAGCGGTCGCAGATCACCAAGCCTGCCGACCGCGACGTGATCTGCCATGCGTCGGCGTGGGATATCGACGCCAAGGACGATATCCGGATCAAGATGTGCACGAAGGTGAACGCCGACGACTTCGTCACGATCCACCACGAGCTTGGCCACAACTACTATCAGCGCGCGTACAAGGCACAGCCGTTTCTGTACGCGAACGGTGCTAACGACGGTTTCCACGAGGCGATCGGCGATACCGTCGCGCTGTCGATCACGCCGGATTACCTGGTGAAGATCGGCCTGCTCGACCAGGCGAAGGTGCCGAGCGCGGACAAGGACATCGGGCTGCTGCTGCGCCAGGCGATGGACAAGGTCGCGTTCCTGCCGTTCGGGCTGCTGATCGACAAATGGCGCTGGGGCGTGTTCTCGGGGCAGATCCCGGCGACAGGGTATCAGGCGGCGTGGGATGCTTTGCGGCTTCAGTATCAGGGGATCAAGCCGCCGGTCGCGCGCGACGAGACCAAGTTCGACGCGGGCGCGAAATACCATATCCCGGCAGCGGTGCCTTACACGCGCTACTTCCTGGCGCGGGTGTTGCAGTTCCAGTTCTACAAGGCGGCGTGCGACCAGTCGGGCTGGAAGGGGCCGCTGCATCGTTGCTCGTTTTACGACAACAAGGCGGTGGGGACGAAGCTGAACGCGATGCTGAGCATGGGGCAATCGAAGCCTTGGCCGGATGCGTTGCAGGTGTTCACCGGCAGCCGCGAGATGTCGGGCACGGCGCTGGTCGAGTATTTCGCACCGTTGAAGTCTTGGCTGGACGTGCAGAACAAGGGGAAGCCGACCGGGTGGTGA